The Lacerta agilis isolate rLacAgi1 chromosome 5, rLacAgi1.pri, whole genome shotgun sequence genome has a segment encoding these proteins:
- the LRRC15 gene encoding leucine-rich repeat-containing protein 15, with the protein MDLRGHAPLLLLAGCLALALAWAQCPEECACSRSAQVECSGPHISAMPGPLPANAMSLQVIGTQLTELGAAAFGNASLLIALRMEKNSLARLNPDTFRGLVSLRYLSLSSNRLQELPAGVFRSLDKLESLLLSGNQLLRLHPAHFSRLGALKELQLHGNGLASVPPGAFDHLPSLLKLNLAKNRLSRLPPGLFSHLGRLQVLRLYENQLAEVAPHAFTALPDLQELGLHQNRIRHLPDGLLSANRQLQKLHLSNNRLETLPQGLLLELPELSRLSLFGNALRELLPATFGPMPRLKELWLYDNQLAEMPAGVFANLTELQLLVLSRNRLRSVSPLAFEGLGELLEISLHTNRLRTLDGETFRGLGKLQNISLQNNRLVSLPEYLFRTTPHLVNLQLQNNSLESLPAGIFEQLPRLREVKMHDNPWRCDDALLALGRWLRENGARLGGSRPVCAWPTHLQGQPIAELEEEHLDPARSPEATEGPTMATSSQAEVPDQDTSPEAVMPTHAQPPLDHEGGSAEAEQEFSTAATRVLTPGVAPAEGGIWGLTRTQTGVVVTCLVVGSAVLLGALLAGAVYGYRRKARQDLAKA; encoded by the coding sequence ATGGATCTGAGAGGCCATGCCCCTCTTCTGCTGCTGGCGGGCTGCCTGGCGCTTGCCCTGGCGTGGGCTCAGTGCCCTGAGGAGTGTGCCTGCTCCCGCTCGGCGCAGGTGGAGTGCTCCGGACCCCACATCTCGGCCATGCCCGGCCCGCTGCCCGCCAATGCCATGAGCCTGCAGGTGATCGGCACCCAGCTGACGGAACTGGGGGCGGCAGCATTCGGCAACGCCTCTCTGCTCATTGCCCTGCGGATGGAGAAGAACAGCCTGGCACGCCTGAACCCTGATACCTTCCGGGGCCTGGTCTCCCTCCGCTACCTGAGCCTCTCCAGCAACCGCCTCCAGGAGCTGCCCGCGGGTGTCTTCCGCAGCCTCGACAAACTGGAGTCACTCCTGCTCTCGGGGAACCAGCTCCTGCGCCTGCACCCGGCCCACTTCAGCCGCCTGGGCGCCCTCAAGGAACTTCAGCTGCACGGCAACGGCCTGGCATCCGTCCCTCCGGGGGCCTTCGACCACTTGCCCTCCCTCCTCAAGCTCAACCTGGCCAAGAACCGGCTCTCCCGCCTCCCACCCGGCCTCTTCTCCCACCTGGGCCGCCTGCAGGTGCTGCGGCTCTACGAGAACCAGCTGGCCGAGGTGGCCCCTCATGCCTTCACCGCCCTCCCGGATCTGCAGGAGCTGGGCTTGCACCAGAACCGGATCCGGCACCTGCCCGACGGGCTCCTCTCGGCCAACCGCCAACTGCAGAAGCTCCACCTGTCCAACAACCGCCTGGAGACCCTCCCGCAGGGGCTGCTCCTGGAGCTTCCCGAGCTCTCCCGCCTCTCGCTGTTCGGCAACGCGCTCCGGGAGCTCCTGCCGGCCACTTTTGGCCCCATGCCGCGGCTGAAGGAGCTGTGGCTCTACGACAACCAGCTGGCCGAGATGCCTGCCGGGGTCTTCGCCAACCTGACAGAGCTGCAGCTGCTGGTGCTGAGCAGGAACCGGCTGCGCTCAGTCTCCCCGCTGGCCTTTGAGGGGCTGGGGGAGCTTCTGGAAATCTCGCTGCACACTAACCGGCTCCGCACCCTCGACGGGGAGACCTTCCGGGGCCTGGGCAAGCTGCAGAACATCTCCCTGCAGAACAACCGGCTCGTCTCCCTGCCCGAGTACCTCTTCCGCACCACGCCGCACCTGGTGAACCTCCAGCTGCAGAACAACTCCCTGGAGAGCCTCCCAGCAGGCATCTTTGAGCAGCTGCCCCGCCTGAGGGAGGTCAAGATGCACGATAACCCCTGGCGCTGTGACGATGCCCTGCTGGCCCTCGGGCGCTGGCTGAGGGAGAACGGTGCCCGCCTCGGGGGCAGCCGCCCTGTCTGCGCCTGGCCTACCCACTTGCAGGGGCAGCCCATCGCCGAGCTGGAGGAGGAGCACCTTGATCCGGCACGGAGCCCAGAGGCCACCGAGGGGCCGACCATGGCCACCTCCAGCCAGGCGGAGGTCCCTGACCAGGACACAAGcccagaggcagtgatgcccacGCATGCCCAGCCACCCCTGGACCACGaaggcggcagcgcagaggcagaGCAAGAGTTTTCCACGGCAGCCACCAGGGTGCTCACCCCAGGCGTTGCGCCAGCCGAGGGGGGCATCTGGGGCTTGACGCGCACCCAGACGGGGGTGGTGGTCACCTGCCTGGTGGTGGGCTCTGCCGTGCTCCTTGGGGCGCTGCTGGCGGGGGCCGTCTACGGGTACAGGAGGAAGGCCCGCCAGGACCTCGCCAAGGCATAG